The following proteins are co-located in the Acanthochromis polyacanthus isolate Apoly-LR-REF ecotype Palm Island chromosome 7, KAUST_Apoly_ChrSc, whole genome shotgun sequence genome:
- the gstt2 gene encoding glutathione S-transferase theta-2 has protein sequence MQKVPVLVDNGFILTESDAILKYLANKYDVPDHWYPRQPEKRARVDEYTAWHHSNTRPHAAKVFILEVLLPTQTGSPVNEGSLSRALSQLDDTLDKMESMFLRRQPFLCGDDITVADLLAVCELMQPLGGGRDVLKDRPPLQRWRSRVQAAVGEHFDRAHAILYALRDRQRARL, from the exons ATGCAGAAAGTACCGGTTCTGGTGGACAACGGCTTCATCCTCACAGAGAg tgacGCCATCTTGAAGTACCTGGCCAACAAGTACGACGTCCCTGACCACTGGTATCCACGGCAACCAGAGAAGCGAGCACGAGTGGACGAGTACACCGCCTGGCATCACAGCAACACACGACCACACGCAGCTAAAGTCTTTatcctggag GTGTTGCTCCCGACCCAGACCGGCTCTCCGGTGAATGAGGGGAGTTTGAGTCGTGCTCTGTCTCAGCTGGACGACACTCTGGATAAAATGGAGTCCATGTTTCTCCGCAGACAGCCGTTCCTGTGCGGTGATGACATCACTGTGGCTGACCTGCTCGCTGTCTGTGAGCTCATGCAG cctctgggtggggggagggacgtcctTAAGGACCGCCCTCCGCTGCAGCGATGGAGGAGCAGAGTCCAGGCCGCCGTCGGAGAGCATTTTGACCGAGCTCACGCCATTCTGTACGCCCTGAGAGACCGCCAGCGAGCACGGCTGTGA
- the chek2 gene encoding serine/threonine-protein kinase Chk2 isoform X2, translating into MSEEIPPEGAQTQTQSQSTQSATQSTLSPSQAKFQSQPGSSSSSGPTSGSQSSSGSGTLSSVDTLPVTLPSVPEEPELQPWGRLLPMARGFRSHDCVEDQYLFGRDSKCNYVLDDPDDRGSKKFRIYSKKHFRILREGSEVFVEDYSNNGTFVDGIPIGKNKKLPLVNNAVIALAEQRNRVFVFIDLMSDDQSSLPRELREKYLLTRRIGTGVCGEVRLAFQRSTCRKVAVKIINKKNFQSEGTATRNATTEIEILQRVNHPCLIKTEDFYQTDDSYYIVLELMEGGELFHRVKSQQQLQENVAKLYFYQMLRAVQYLHSNGIIHRDLKPENILLSSQEDVCLIKVTDFNQSRILEESVLMRTLCGTPSYLAPEVFTQASTTGYSLAVDAWSLGVLLFVCLGGYPPFHESFSDKPVTDQIILGEFTMVPSKWRHVSDQAKDVVRKLLVVDPSKRMSIEDALQHPWLQDQGMLKTAHRLMYPPVEGAAAAALMEAPSGGPSKRKRGDGDEEDQHAAKRSQAPPPSAV; encoded by the exons ATGTCTGAAGAGATTCCCCCTGAGGGGGCGCAGACCCAGACCCAGTCCCAGTCCACCCAGTCTGCTACCCAGTCCACCCTGTCCCCGTCCCAGGCCAAGTTCCAGTCTCAACCTGGTTCCAGTTCATCCAGCGGGCCGACATCTGGCAGTCAGTCCTCCAGTGGTTCTGGGACCCTGAGCAGCGTGGACACCCTCCCCGTCACCCTGCCGTCCGTCCCCGAGGAGCCAGAACTACAACCCTGGGGCCGCCTGCTACCGATGGCCCGCGGCTTCAGGAGCCATG ACTGTGTGGAGGACCAGTACCTGTTTGGACGGGACTCCAAGTGTAACTACGTCCTGGATGACCCTGATGACCGAGGATCTAAGAAGTTCAGAATTTACAGCAAGAAACACTTCAGGATCCTCAGA GAGGGCTCTGAGGTCTTTGTGGAGGACTATAGTAATAATGGGACGTTTGTGGACGGGATTCCAATCGGCAAAAATAAGAAGCTTCCTCTGGTCAATAATGCTGTCATCGCCCTGGCAGAACAACGAAACCGAG tgtttgtgttcatcGACCTGATGTCAGACGATCAGTCCAGTTTACCCAGAGAGCTGCGGGAGAAATACCTGCTGACTCGACGAATCGGAAC aGGTGTGTGTGGGGAGGTCCGCCTGGCGTTCCAACGTTCCACCTGCAGGAAAGTCGCTGTGAAAATCATCAACAAGAAGAACTTCCAGTCTGAAGGG ACGGCGACACGGAACGCCACGACGGAGATCGAGATTCTGCAGCGAGTCAACCAC CCTTGTCTCATAAAGACAGAAGACTTTTACCAGACGGACGACAGTTATTACATCGTCCTGGAGCT GATGGAGGGAGGTGAGTTGTTCCACAGGGTAAAgtctcagcagcagcttcaggagAATGTGGCCAAACTCTATTTCTACCAGATGCTTCGAGCCGTCCAG taccTCCACAGTAACGGGATCATCCACAGAGACCTGAAGCCTGAGAACATCCTGCTGTCGTCTCAGGAGGACGTCTGTCTCATCAAG GTGACAGACTTCAACCAGTCCAGGATCTTGGAGGAATCTGTCCTCATGAGGACTCTGTGTGGGACTCCGTCCTATCTGGCTCCTGAAGTCTTCACTCAGGCGTCCACCACTGGATACAGCCTCGCTGTGGATGCTTGGAGCCTCGGAGTCCTGCTGTTCGTCTG tcTGGGTGGATATCCTCCTTTCCACGAGAGTTTTAGTGACAAGCCAGTCACGGATCAAATCATTCTTGGAGAGTTCACCATGGTTCCGTCCAAGTGGAGACACGTCTCTGATCAAG CGAAGGATGTGGTGAGGAAGCTGCTGGTTGTCGATCCCAGCAAGAGGATGAGCATCGAGGACGCTCTGCAGCACCCCTGGTTACAG GATCAGGGGATGCTGAAGACGGCTCACAGACTCATGTACCCACCTGTAGagggtgctgctgctgctgctctcatg GAGGCGCCATCAGGAGGACCCTCAAAGAGGAAACGAGGCGATGGAGACGAGGAGGACCAACATGCTGCTAAGCGGAGCCAAGCCCCGCCCCCCAGCGCCGTGTAG
- the chek2 gene encoding serine/threonine-protein kinase Chk2 isoform X1 yields MSEEIPPEGAQTQTQSQSTQSATQSTLSPSQAKFQSQPGSSSSSGPTSGSQSSSGSGTLSSVDTLPVTLPSVPEEPELQPWGRLLPMARGFRSHDCVEDQYLFGRDSKCNYVLDDPDDRGSKKFRIYSKKHFRILREGSEVFVEDYSNNGTFVDGIPIGKNKKLPLVNNAVIALAEQRNRVFVFIDLMSDDQSSLPRELREKYLLTRRIGTGVCGEVRLAFQRSTCRKVAVKIINKKNFQSEGTATRNATTEIEILQRVNHPCLIKTEDFYQTDDSYYIVLELMEGGELFHRVKSQQQLQENVAKLYFYQMLRAVQYLHSNGIIHRDLKPENILLSSQEDVCLIKVTDFNQSRILEESVLMRTLCGTPSYLAPEVFTQASTTGYSLAVDAWSLGVLLFVCLGGYPPFHESFSDKPVTDQIILGEFTMVPSKWRHVSDQAKDVVRKLLVVDPSKRMSIEDALQHPWLQDQGMLKTAHRLMYPPVEGAAAAALMQEAPSGGPSKRKRGDGDEEDQHAAKRSQAPPPSAV; encoded by the exons ATGTCTGAAGAGATTCCCCCTGAGGGGGCGCAGACCCAGACCCAGTCCCAGTCCACCCAGTCTGCTACCCAGTCCACCCTGTCCCCGTCCCAGGCCAAGTTCCAGTCTCAACCTGGTTCCAGTTCATCCAGCGGGCCGACATCTGGCAGTCAGTCCTCCAGTGGTTCTGGGACCCTGAGCAGCGTGGACACCCTCCCCGTCACCCTGCCGTCCGTCCCCGAGGAGCCAGAACTACAACCCTGGGGCCGCCTGCTACCGATGGCCCGCGGCTTCAGGAGCCATG ACTGTGTGGAGGACCAGTACCTGTTTGGACGGGACTCCAAGTGTAACTACGTCCTGGATGACCCTGATGACCGAGGATCTAAGAAGTTCAGAATTTACAGCAAGAAACACTTCAGGATCCTCAGA GAGGGCTCTGAGGTCTTTGTGGAGGACTATAGTAATAATGGGACGTTTGTGGACGGGATTCCAATCGGCAAAAATAAGAAGCTTCCTCTGGTCAATAATGCTGTCATCGCCCTGGCAGAACAACGAAACCGAG tgtttgtgttcatcGACCTGATGTCAGACGATCAGTCCAGTTTACCCAGAGAGCTGCGGGAGAAATACCTGCTGACTCGACGAATCGGAAC aGGTGTGTGTGGGGAGGTCCGCCTGGCGTTCCAACGTTCCACCTGCAGGAAAGTCGCTGTGAAAATCATCAACAAGAAGAACTTCCAGTCTGAAGGG ACGGCGACACGGAACGCCACGACGGAGATCGAGATTCTGCAGCGAGTCAACCAC CCTTGTCTCATAAAGACAGAAGACTTTTACCAGACGGACGACAGTTATTACATCGTCCTGGAGCT GATGGAGGGAGGTGAGTTGTTCCACAGGGTAAAgtctcagcagcagcttcaggagAATGTGGCCAAACTCTATTTCTACCAGATGCTTCGAGCCGTCCAG taccTCCACAGTAACGGGATCATCCACAGAGACCTGAAGCCTGAGAACATCCTGCTGTCGTCTCAGGAGGACGTCTGTCTCATCAAG GTGACAGACTTCAACCAGTCCAGGATCTTGGAGGAATCTGTCCTCATGAGGACTCTGTGTGGGACTCCGTCCTATCTGGCTCCTGAAGTCTTCACTCAGGCGTCCACCACTGGATACAGCCTCGCTGTGGATGCTTGGAGCCTCGGAGTCCTGCTGTTCGTCTG tcTGGGTGGATATCCTCCTTTCCACGAGAGTTTTAGTGACAAGCCAGTCACGGATCAAATCATTCTTGGAGAGTTCACCATGGTTCCGTCCAAGTGGAGACACGTCTCTGATCAAG CGAAGGATGTGGTGAGGAAGCTGCTGGTTGTCGATCCCAGCAAGAGGATGAGCATCGAGGACGCTCTGCAGCACCCCTGGTTACAG GATCAGGGGATGCTGAAGACGGCTCACAGACTCATGTACCCACCTGTAGagggtgctgctgctgctgctctcatg CAGGAGGCGCCATCAGGAGGACCCTCAAAGAGGAAACGAGGCGATGGAGACGAGGAGGACCAACATGCTGCTAAGCGGAGCCAAGCCCCGCCCCCCAGCGCCGTGTAG